From the Microbacterium sp. W4I4 genome, one window contains:
- a CDS encoding Gfo/Idh/MocA family protein: MTEDLRVGVVGLGRFGLIHAESAASLPGVQLAALCSRTQEKAEEVARQYPGASAYDSVERMLAQAELDAVLIATPHKQHFEPAMQAISAGVAALVEKPLTTSLDEAHRLVSAAEEAGVALGTVFQRRFVPAAERMHDAIDEGRLGRVVAAECLAHLGRDRQYYEQDDWRGSWGGEGGGALLTMAIHYIDMMNWMLGTPTSVYGRWGTLKHADYIDVEDVAGAVVTYENGAIATVQAMTTFENGFASQPSPTVAHQAPGFRLAVHGTAGHSVGVAESPELAQAVNDLWTFDGEEPLRASWQAEEAGRRSVPEFHRRQIAEFLDAVREGRPPAVTGRDGLRALEVVKGVYLAQERGAAVSLPMSDADRQAADALGGVA; the protein is encoded by the coding sequence ATGACCGAGGACCTTCGCGTCGGCGTCGTGGGCCTGGGCAGATTCGGCCTCATCCACGCCGAGAGCGCCGCATCCCTTCCCGGTGTGCAGTTGGCCGCGTTGTGCTCTCGCACGCAGGAGAAGGCCGAGGAGGTCGCGCGGCAGTACCCGGGTGCCTCGGCCTACGACTCCGTGGAGCGGATGCTCGCGCAGGCCGAACTGGATGCCGTTCTCATCGCCACCCCGCACAAGCAGCACTTCGAGCCCGCCATGCAGGCCATCTCCGCCGGCGTCGCGGCGCTGGTCGAGAAGCCGCTGACGACGTCGCTCGACGAGGCTCACCGGCTCGTCTCGGCTGCTGAGGAGGCAGGGGTCGCGCTGGGCACGGTCTTCCAGCGGCGGTTCGTCCCCGCAGCGGAGCGCATGCACGACGCGATCGACGAGGGCCGCCTCGGCCGCGTCGTGGCGGCGGAATGCCTCGCTCATCTCGGCCGCGACCGCCAGTACTACGAGCAGGATGACTGGCGCGGATCGTGGGGGGGTGAGGGCGGAGGAGCCCTGCTGACCATGGCGATCCACTACATCGACATGATGAACTGGATGCTGGGAACCCCGACCTCGGTGTACGGACGCTGGGGCACGCTCAAGCACGCGGACTACATCGACGTGGAAGACGTCGCGGGCGCCGTGGTCACCTACGAGAACGGGGCGATCGCGACGGTCCAGGCGATGACGACGTTCGAGAACGGGTTCGCCTCGCAGCCCAGCCCCACGGTCGCCCATCAGGCACCCGGCTTCCGTCTTGCCGTGCACGGCACGGCGGGGCACAGTGTGGGGGTCGCGGAGAGCCCCGAGCTTGCGCAGGCGGTCAACGACCTGTGGACCTTCGACGGCGAGGAGCCGCTCAGGGCCTCCTGGCAAGCGGAAGAGGCAGGACGCCGCAGCGTGCCGGAATTCCATCGTCGTCAGATCGCCGAGTTCCTGGATGCCGTGCGCGAAGGCCGGCCTCCTGCCGTCACGGGTCGCGACGGTCTCAGAGCGCTCGAAGTCGTGAAGGGCGTCTATCTCGCCCAGGAAAGGGGTGCCGCCGTGTCACTGCCCATGTCGGATGCCGATCGTCAGGCCGCTGACGCGCTCGGCGGCGTCGCATGA
- a CDS encoding carbohydrate ABC transporter permease translates to MTAVTTSSTTETRRLTVPNPASAPRGPRKVTVGGVVRVVGLALWLIITLFPLYWIALTSFKAPGTVNTYPIEYWPSRPSLENYVSLFEKSSFGVFLGNSALVALTAGAVATLIALLSAYVIARFEFRGKGAVLIAFLLTQMIPAFIALGPLYSMMSDLGLVDTKPGLILVYIAICIPFSTVMLRGFFENVPDALEEAAMIDGCSRLGALFRVLVPVMTPGIIAAFIFNFVNCWNELFLSVVLMNTDANRTVPSALNGFISTFNIDWGSMSAAAVLTILPTMLMFALASRWIVQGLTAGAVKE, encoded by the coding sequence ATGACCGCAGTGACGACCTCCTCGACCACGGAGACCCGCCGCCTGACCGTGCCGAACCCGGCATCCGCTCCCCGTGGCCCCCGCAAGGTGACCGTCGGCGGCGTGGTGCGCGTGGTCGGCCTCGCGCTCTGGCTGATCATCACGCTGTTCCCGCTGTACTGGATCGCGCTGACCTCGTTCAAGGCGCCGGGCACGGTCAACACCTACCCGATCGAGTACTGGCCGAGCCGGCCCTCGCTGGAGAACTACGTCAGCCTGTTCGAGAAGAGCTCCTTCGGGGTCTTCCTCGGCAACTCGGCTCTGGTCGCACTCACGGCGGGCGCGGTGGCGACGCTGATCGCGCTGCTCAGCGCCTACGTGATCGCCCGGTTCGAGTTCCGCGGCAAGGGCGCAGTGCTGATCGCGTTCCTGCTGACGCAGATGATCCCCGCGTTCATCGCGCTCGGACCGCTGTACTCGATGATGAGCGACCTGGGTCTGGTCGACACCAAGCCCGGGCTGATCCTGGTGTACATCGCGATCTGCATCCCCTTCTCGACGGTGATGCTGCGCGGCTTCTTCGAGAACGTCCCGGACGCGCTCGAAGAGGCGGCGATGATCGACGGATGCTCGCGCCTGGGCGCCCTGTTCCGGGTTCTCGTTCCGGTGATGACGCCGGGCATCATCGCCGCGTTCATCTTCAACTTCGTGAACTGCTGGAACGAGCTGTTCCTGTCGGTGGTGCTGATGAACACGGATGCGAACCGTACGGTGCCGTCGGCGCTGAACGGGTTCATCTCGACGTTCAACATCGACTGGGGCTCGATGTCGGCGGCTGCTGTGCTGACGATCCTGCCGACGATGCTGATGTTCGCTCTCGCGAGCCGCTGGATCGTGCAGGGCCTGACGGCCGGCGCCGTGAAGGAGTAG
- a CDS encoding carbohydrate ABC transporter permease, translating into MARPTRSGGSVGTAGGASRRPFRARHAWTLLAFMLPALVFVCWFTYFPMLQGARMAFHDWNLWDLTSTPWVGFANFIAVFQNPAFPTIAWNSVLWVVGSLVPQLVIGFLIALALRKKFRFRGLYQALVFFPWAVSGFLIGMLFRWMFSAEFGVINDLLMKVGLISHPLPWLADPKLAMFAVIVANIWYGVTFFAIMILAALQSVPDDMLEAASLDGAGKARQLFSIIIPYISMTLFLTILLRVIWIFNFPDVIWAMTRGGPASQTHIITTWMIDYTQQGNYGIASAIGLIVVAFLFVFCAFYLMVMRKVQK; encoded by the coding sequence GTGGCTCGTCCCACCCGCTCAGGAGGCTCCGTCGGCACTGCCGGCGGGGCCTCCCGGCGCCCCTTCCGGGCACGACACGCGTGGACGCTGCTGGCGTTCATGCTGCCGGCGCTCGTCTTCGTCTGCTGGTTCACCTACTTCCCCATGCTGCAGGGCGCGCGCATGGCGTTCCACGACTGGAACCTGTGGGACCTGACCTCGACGCCCTGGGTCGGCTTCGCCAACTTCATCGCCGTGTTCCAGAACCCGGCGTTCCCCACGATCGCGTGGAACTCGGTGCTCTGGGTGGTGGGCTCGCTCGTGCCGCAGCTGGTGATCGGCTTCCTCATCGCGCTCGCGCTGCGCAAGAAGTTCCGCTTCCGCGGTCTCTACCAGGCACTGGTGTTCTTCCCGTGGGCGGTGTCCGGATTCCTGATCGGGATGCTGTTCCGCTGGATGTTCAGCGCCGAGTTCGGCGTGATCAACGACCTGCTCATGAAGGTGGGACTGATCTCGCATCCGCTGCCCTGGCTGGCCGATCCGAAGCTGGCGATGTTCGCTGTGATCGTCGCCAACATCTGGTACGGCGTCACCTTCTTCGCCATCATGATCCTCGCGGCTCTCCAGTCGGTGCCGGATGACATGCTCGAGGCCGCCAGCCTGGACGGCGCCGGCAAGGCGCGTCAGCTGTTCTCGATCATCATCCCGTACATCTCGATGACGCTGTTCCTGACGATCCTGCTGCGCGTGATCTGGATCTTCAACTTCCCCGACGTGATCTGGGCGATGACCCGCGGCGGCCCTGCCAGCCAGACCCACATCATCACGACCTGGATGATCGACTACACCCAGCAGGGCAACTACGGCATCGCGAGCGCGATCGGGCTCATCGTGGTCGCCTTCCTGTTCGTGTTCTGCGCGTTCTACCTGATGGTGATGAGGAAGGTGCAGAAATGA
- a CDS encoding sugar phosphate isomerase/epimerase, protein MKLGYNTWSMPNTPFGDAVRSLSDIGYDSVEVTVCEGWPTDAATASDADAAGWRASAAEIGLEISSVTANAPLVTDEDTWVESRRRLIRSFEVAAILGGGKPLPVSLGAHKPKAPLLGGNPPPIVAQDSWDTDRALIIDRFGDLVEQAVAAGCTVALEPHAGAVVSRPEHALAVLEAIASPALGINLDISHFAVRDFDLAEVVSSLLPHTVVVEVKDHRRGAAGFDFLIPGEGEFDYPAFLGLLERGGYRGTVSVEISVRRQAKPDFDERAAAELAYRTLREAMMVAGVVRSGQERRA, encoded by the coding sequence GTGAAGCTCGGATACAACACCTGGTCCATGCCGAACACGCCTTTCGGCGACGCCGTGCGCAGCCTGTCGGACATCGGCTACGACAGCGTCGAGGTGACCGTCTGCGAGGGCTGGCCGACGGATGCGGCCACGGCATCCGACGCGGATGCAGCGGGCTGGCGGGCATCCGCCGCCGAGATCGGACTCGAGATCTCGAGCGTGACGGCCAACGCGCCGCTGGTCACCGATGAGGACACCTGGGTCGAGAGCCGCCGCCGACTGATCCGCTCCTTCGAGGTCGCCGCGATCCTCGGCGGCGGAAAGCCGCTGCCGGTGAGCCTCGGAGCGCACAAGCCCAAGGCGCCGCTGCTGGGCGGCAACCCGCCGCCCATCGTGGCTCAGGACTCCTGGGACACGGACCGCGCTCTCATCATCGACCGCTTCGGAGACCTGGTCGAACAGGCGGTGGCCGCGGGCTGCACGGTCGCCCTCGAACCGCACGCCGGGGCGGTGGTGTCGCGGCCGGAGCACGCACTGGCCGTCTTGGAGGCGATCGCGTCGCCCGCGCTCGGCATCAACCTCGACATCTCGCACTTCGCGGTGCGCGACTTCGACCTGGCGGAGGTCGTGTCCTCCCTGCTGCCGCACACGGTCGTCGTCGAGGTCAAGGACCATCGCCGGGGCGCAGCCGGGTTCGACTTCCTCATCCCCGGTGAGGGCGAGTTCGACTATCCCGCCTTCCTCGGGCTGCTCGAGCGTGGCGGATATCGGGGTACGGTCTCGGTGGAGATCAGCGTGCGCAGGCAGGCGAAGCCGGACTTCGACGAGCGGGCCGCGGCCGAGCTCGCGTATCGCACCCTGCGCGAGGCCATGATGGTGGCCGGAGTCGTTCGTTCCGGACAGGAGAGGCGTGCATGA
- a CDS encoding SDR family NAD(P)-dependent oxidoreductase: protein MTAEERVALVTGGATGIGRATCVELARRGIRNIHIGYSRSADAAESLVAELAELGATGHPLRIDVSDRDAVGQAATQLLATSGGLDILVNSAGVTKKIDFTDLDAITPELWDEILGTNLLGAFWVCQAFAETLKERGGSIVNVSSISATRVVGSSLPYSVSKAALSQLTRALAVALAPTVRVNAVVPGTVLSGWHERLVGTEAAQAGFEAEARLVPMGRLADAADIGEAIATLALGMGFATGQEIIVDGGKALRY from the coding sequence ATGACCGCCGAGGAGCGCGTCGCCCTGGTCACCGGCGGCGCCACAGGAATCGGCCGCGCGACCTGCGTGGAGCTGGCGCGGCGCGGCATCCGAAACATCCACATCGGCTACTCGCGATCGGCCGATGCGGCCGAGAGCCTCGTGGCCGAACTGGCGGAGCTGGGAGCCACCGGGCACCCGCTGCGCATCGATGTCTCCGACCGCGACGCGGTCGGTCAGGCCGCCACGCAGCTGCTCGCGACGAGCGGCGGACTCGACATCCTGGTGAACAGCGCGGGCGTGACCAAGAAGATCGACTTCACCGACCTGGACGCCATCACCCCCGAGCTCTGGGATGAGATCCTCGGTACGAACCTCCTCGGCGCGTTCTGGGTGTGCCAGGCGTTCGCCGAGACGCTCAAGGAGCGCGGCGGCTCGATCGTCAACGTGTCGTCGATCTCGGCCACCCGCGTCGTCGGAAGCTCCCTGCCCTACAGCGTGAGCAAGGCCGCACTGTCGCAGCTGACGAGGGCACTCGCCGTGGCGCTCGCCCCCACCGTTCGCGTCAACGCCGTCGTCCCGGGCACCGTGCTGTCCGGCTGGCACGAGCGGCTGGTCGGCACGGAGGCCGCCCAGGCAGGCTTCGAAGCGGAGGCGCGACTGGTGCCGATGGGGCGCCTCGCCGACGCCGCCGACATCGGTGAGGCGATCGCCACACTCGCTCTCGGGATGGGCTTCGCCACCGGCCAGGAGATCATCGTCGACGGCGGCAAGGCCCTGCGCTACTGA
- a CDS encoding sugar ABC transporter substrate-binding protein, with amino-acid sequence MKHRILTAAAGIGTVAALALTGCSSGGGPAADGSVTLQMVESLTNPARTDLLKGLIADFEKDNPKIKVNLISPPTEQADQKIQQMLQSGKGVDVLEVRDITVGPFANNGWLHDLKSDLDKWDGWSELTDNAQSASVAEDGKTYFVPYGFYGLSLFYRTDLVKQAGFDGPPHSWKDLLEQASAIQDPAKNIFGYAFRGGQNANSNVVAAIEAYTIDDLNVDDAFLLKDGKTMFSAPEAQDAVDDYFDLFKKASPPSAVSWGYPEMVAGFTNGSTAFLLQDPEVIATVQGSSLKEDQWDTAPLLVGPSGKAAQPLAVAGWGVAEKSENKDAAVKLVEFLSSKEPATEFAQANSLVPIIASASDDEFYKTGPWTSYVTMTEDPDTYVNVRQPRGVSWWTEWIQKSDQDVQKVLLGNMTTSELLKSWDAFWTEKYAAEKG; translated from the coding sequence ATGAAGCACAGGATCCTGACCGCCGCAGCGGGGATCGGCACCGTCGCCGCCCTCGCCCTCACCGGCTGCTCCTCCGGCGGCGGCCCCGCCGCCGACGGCTCCGTCACCCTGCAGATGGTCGAAAGCCTGACCAACCCGGCCCGCACCGACCTGCTGAAGGGATTGATCGCCGACTTCGAGAAGGACAACCCGAAGATCAAGGTCAACCTCATCTCGCCGCCCACCGAGCAGGCGGACCAGAAGATCCAGCAGATGCTGCAGTCCGGCAAGGGCGTCGACGTGCTCGAAGTGCGCGACATCACCGTCGGACCGTTCGCGAACAACGGCTGGCTGCACGATCTGAAGAGCGACCTCGACAAGTGGGACGGGTGGAGCGAGCTGACCGACAACGCGCAGTCCGCATCCGTCGCCGAGGACGGCAAGACCTACTTCGTGCCTTACGGCTTCTACGGGCTGTCGCTGTTCTACCGCACCGACCTCGTGAAGCAGGCCGGCTTCGACGGCCCGCCGCACAGCTGGAAGGACCTGCTCGAGCAGGCATCCGCCATCCAGGACCCGGCGAAGAACATCTTCGGCTACGCGTTCCGCGGCGGCCAGAACGCCAACAGCAACGTCGTCGCGGCCATCGAGGCGTACACGATCGACGACCTGAACGTCGACGATGCGTTCCTGCTCAAGGACGGCAAGACGATGTTCTCCGCCCCTGAGGCGCAGGATGCCGTGGACGACTACTTCGACCTGTTCAAGAAGGCGTCGCCGCCGTCTGCCGTCTCGTGGGGCTACCCCGAGATGGTCGCCGGGTTCACCAACGGCTCCACCGCGTTCCTGCTGCAGGACCCCGAGGTCATCGCGACCGTGCAGGGCTCCTCGCTCAAGGAGGATCAGTGGGACACCGCTCCGCTGCTCGTCGGCCCGAGCGGCAAGGCCGCGCAGCCACTGGCCGTCGCCGGCTGGGGCGTCGCCGAGAAGAGCGAGAACAAGGACGCGGCGGTCAAGCTCGTCGAGTTCCTGTCGTCGAAGGAGCCGGCCACGGAATTCGCGCAGGCCAACAGCCTCGTGCCGATCATCGCGTCCGCCTCGGATGACGAGTTCTACAAGACCGGCCCGTGGACCAGCTACGTCACCATGACCGAGGACCCCGACACCTACGTCAACGTGCGCCAGCCGCGCGGTGTCAGCTGGTGGACGGAGTGGATCCAGAAGTCCGACCAGGACGTGCAGAAGGTGCTGCTGGGCAACATGACCACCAGCGAACTGCTGAAGTCCTGGGACGCGTTCTGGACGGAGAAGTACGCCGCGGAGAAGGGCTGA